The DNA region AATTAAACTGTTGGAAGGAACTCAGGGAATTGGGGTAGTGTTAGCCGAAACTCAACAAGCAGCCAAATCGGTAATTGAAGCCTTTCGCGGTTTAGATGCAAATATTCTCGTCCAAGAATTTATCAAAGAAGCCAAGGGAGCAGATTTACGCTGTTTTGTCATTGGTGGCAAAGTAATAGCAGCCATGAAACGCCAGGGTGCAGAAGGTGAATTTCGTTCTAACCTCCATCGCGGTGGTTCGGCAGAGAGAGTCAAGCTAACCCCAGAAGAGAGAAGTACTGCAATTCGAGCAGCTAAAGCTATGGGATTGAGAGTTGCAGGAGTCGATTTGCTGCGTTCCAATCACGGTCCCGTAATTATGGAAGTTAATTCTTCACCTGGGCTTGAAGGAATCGAAAAAGCAACTAATGTAGATGTAGCGGGGAAAATTATCGAATACGTCGCTGCTAATGCTACCCCAAATAAAACTCGCGATCGCATAAAATATTAGTCTGAACTAAGGAATTGACCGATTGACAGCTAACGAGATCGAAATAGCTAAAGAAATAATACCTCCTGGGCAGTTGCGACGCTTGGATATTCCCGTAAGTCGTTTATCTACTCAGACTCTGTTGTCGCTTCCCGTGACCGTTATTAACGGTATCGAACCAGGACCCAAACTGTGGTTGAGTGCGGCAATTCACGGCGACGAACTTAATGGGGTCAGAATAATTAGCGAGGTTTTAGCAAAGATACAGCCAGATAAATTACGAGGTACGATTATTGCTGTTTCTATCGTCAACGTTTTTGGTTTTATCGAACAGTCGCGCTATCTTCCCGACAGAAGAGATTTAAACCGTTCGTTTCCAGGCTCGGAAACTGGCTCTTTAGCTTCTCGCCTGGCAAATTTATTTATGCGAGAAGTAGTAAATCGCAGTACTCACGGTATCGATTTACATACGGCAGCAGTACATCGCATCAATCTACCTCAAATTCGTGCCAACCTCAAAGATAAGGATACTTATCGCTGTGCTAGAGCTTTTGGCGCGCCAATAATCATGCACGCTACGACGCGAGATGGTTCTCTGCGCCAAGCAGCAACTAAAAAGGGTATACCCGTTTTACTGTATGAAGCAGGAGAGGCTTTGCGTTTCGATCGACAGGCAATAGAAGTAGGCGTAGCAGGAATTATGCGAGTAATGGACTGTCTGGAAATGTATCGGTTCGAGACTGTTCCTGCCGTTACATCCTCAAAGGAAACTCGTCAGAGTAAGTGGGTAAGAGCATCACGAGCGGGCATTTTTTATCTGGAAGTAGAACTAGGGGCAAAAGTACGCAAAAAACAGCAGTTAGGTTCGATAGCCGATGCTTTTGGCGAAGAAAGGGTCATCGTTCGCGCTAGCGTTGATGGTATCGTAATTAGCTATACTCAAAATCCCTTAGTCAATCAGGGTGATGCGATCGTTCATCTGGCAATAGTTTCCGATTGAATTTATTTTTTTTGCTGGCGATCGCTCCGAGCTATAATTTGCTCCACGATAACTTCTGGAGAGTAAGAAATATCGATAGTTATAGCTGCTTCGGGTTCTTCTAAAGCCTCAAATTGGCTGCGTAACATATCTTCTTTCATAAAATGATCGTGACGCTGGCGAATTCTCTGTTTGATGCGCTCATAATCACCACGCAGATAAATCCAGGTAATTTTGTTGGCGCGATTACCCGAAGGGTACGCTGAGTCTAACGACTTGCTTACGCAACCACGATCGCTCTCAAGTAGTTGACGATAATCCGATTTTAATGCCGAACATGCTAAAATTCCTTGTTGCTCGGCAGCTAAAGTCTCA from Myxosarcina sp. GI1 includes:
- the rimK gene encoding 30S ribosomal protein S6--L-glutamate ligase, producing MKIAILSQNSSLYSTNRLKEAGEKLGHEVKIINYLRCYMNITSQRPTVVYSGKPLENFDAIIPRIGASKTFYGTAVVRQFEVMGVFSANESQAISRSRDKLRCLQILAREGLGLPVTGFAHATQDIDGLIETVGGAPLVIKLLEGTQGIGVVLAETQQAAKSVIEAFRGLDANILVQEFIKEAKGADLRCFVIGGKVIAAMKRQGAEGEFRSNLHRGGSAERVKLTPEERSTAIRAAKAMGLRVAGVDLLRSNHGPVIMEVNSSPGLEGIEKATNVDVAGKIIEYVAANATPNKTRDRIKY
- a CDS encoding gluconokinase, translated to MFYIIMGVAGSGKSTVGRLLSDRTDIPFYDADDFHPQANIDKMSQGIPLNDKDRRAWLLKLRDFIAETLAAEQQGILACSALKSDYRQLLESDRGCVSKSLDSAYPSGNRANKITWIYLRGDYERIKQRIRQRHDHFMKEDMLRSQFEALEEPEAAITIDISYSPEVIVEQIIARSDRQQKK
- a CDS encoding succinylglutamate desuccinylase/aspartoacylase family protein → MTANEIEIAKEIIPPGQLRRLDIPVSRLSTQTLLSLPVTVINGIEPGPKLWLSAAIHGDELNGVRIISEVLAKIQPDKLRGTIIAVSIVNVFGFIEQSRYLPDRRDLNRSFPGSETGSLASRLANLFMREVVNRSTHGIDLHTAAVHRINLPQIRANLKDKDTYRCARAFGAPIIMHATTRDGSLRQAATKKGIPVLLYEAGEALRFDRQAIEVGVAGIMRVMDCLEMYRFETVPAVTSSKETRQSKWVRASRAGIFYLEVELGAKVRKKQQLGSIADAFGEERVIVRASVDGIVISYTQNPLVNQGDAIVHLAIVSD